The Terriglobales bacterium genome segment TGGCGGCAACGGAAGCGCGCCCTCGGCATCGGATGTGGCCTTTCGCATCGCTCCGCGTCTCAACGCCGCCGGACGCATGGATGTAGCCAACGACGTCATCGAACTGTTCACCACCCGCGAGATGGAGCAGGCGCAAAAAATTTCTGCCAAGCTGAACCAGCTCAACGCCGAGCGGCAAAACGAAGAGGCACGCATTGTTAAAGAACTACAGGAGCGGCTGGATGGCGATGCCGCGCAGCGCGAGCCTTACTGCCTGGTGCTCGATGGCGACGGCTGGCACCGCGGCGTGATTGGAATTGTTGCCACGCGTATGGTCGAGCGCTACGGACGTCCCACTTTGGTTCTGGCGCGCGATGCTGAAACCGGCGAAGCCTATGGTTCCGGACGCTCCATCGCCGGCTTTCATCTGCTGCAAGCCCTGGAGGAGCCTGATTGCCGAAAGCTCTTCACCCGCTTTGGCGGACACGCCCACGCCGTGGGCTTCTCGCTGCCCAGCGCATGCATCCCTGCGTTGCGCACTTGCATGGAAGAATATGCTCACCATCATCTTACGGCGGCAGATTTGCAGCTTTCTCTCGATGTGGATATGGAAATCAAGCTGGAACAAATTACGCTCGAGCTGTGCCGTGAGCTGCAGCAACTTGAGCCCTTCGGCCAGGGCAATCGCGAGCCTGTTTTTTCCGTCGGGAATGCGGTTCTGCTGCAGCCCCCAAAAATCTTAAAAGAAAAGCACTTGAAGTTGCGGGTCAGCTCCGGCAACGGCAACCAGCGAGGCTACGATGCCCTGGGCTGGCGTATGGCCGAGCGCATGCAAACCGAAGCTCTCGCTCCCGGCGAACGCCTGAATATGGTTTTTACCTTGGAAGAAAATTATCATCCCGACTTCGGCGGGCCACAGATGATTCTGCGAGACTTCGTAAAGGCACAAACTAATTAAACCGCAGAGGCCGCAGAGGAGCGCGGAGGCAGAAGCGAATGTATGACCATAGATGAGGTAAGCGGCATGATCGTTGATGCAGCTATGAAGGTGCATACGGCACTTGGACCGGGGCTATTGGAAAGTGCCTATGAAGCTTGAGTCTCTGAATACAATCCATCAGGCACAGTTACTTTCTTATCTTAAAATGAGCAGCAAACAAGTTTGCCTTCTTATCAACTTTAACGTGCATCATTTGAAAAACGGAATCCGCAGGGTTGTAAATAATTATCAAAAGCCTCCGCGTTCCTCAGCGCCCTCTGCGGTTTAATTTTTTTTATCCCGGTGGCCATTTCAACGGCCGTCCGCCCAACAGATGTAAATGCAAATGAAGCACAGTCTGGCCCGCTCCCGGGCCCACGTTATAGACCGTGCGGTATCCGTTCTCGATGTTGCGCTGGCGCGCGATTTTGGCTGCGACCAACTGGCAGTAACCGATCAACTCGGCGTCTTCCGGCCTGGCTTCTTTGATGTCCACGATGTGTCGCTTAGGAACAATGAGGACATGGGTTGGTGCCTGCGGGTCAATGTCTTCGAAGGCAAACGTGCTCTCGTCTTCGTAAACTTTCTTGCTGGGTATTGTGCCTTCAATGATCTTGCAGAACAGGCAGTCGCTCATGGCAAGCCTCGCGGTTCTTTCAGTAGAAGTGCAGATGATTATACGCGGAGAGGTTGAATCAAGGGCAGGCCGGAAATCAATCCAGCCGCACGAGATAGATTCCGCCCTGCGAT includes the following:
- a CDS encoding DHHA1 domain-containing protein; translated protein: LPSFIKMVAIATIADAVPLIGENRVLAKLGLAGLRKPVNAGLKALFEVASVGGNGSAPSASDVAFRIAPRLNAAGRMDVANDVIELFTTREMEQAQKISAKLNQLNAERQNEEARIVKELQERLDGDAAQREPYCLVLDGDGWHRGVIGIVATRMVERYGRPTLVLARDAETGEAYGSGRSIAGFHLLQALEEPDCRKLFTRFGGHAHAVGFSLPSACIPALRTCMEEYAHHHLTAADLQLSLDVDMEIKLEQITLELCRELQQLEPFGQGNREPVFSVGNAVLLQPPKILKEKHLKLRVSSGNGNQRGYDALGWRMAERMQTEALAPGERLNMVFTLEENYHPDFGGPQMILRDFVKAQTN
- a CDS encoding histidine triad nucleotide-binding protein, translated to MSDCLFCKIIEGTIPSKKVYEDESTFAFEDIDPQAPTHVLIVPKRHIVDIKEARPEDAELIGYCQLVAAKIARQRNIENGYRTVYNVGPGAGQTVLHLHLHLLGGRPLKWPPG